One genomic segment of bacterium includes these proteins:
- the purF gene encoding amidophosphoribosyltransferase has protein sequence MVAETACGRGCTGCGGGDDAWRDACGVFGIYAPGQDVANFTYFGLYALQHRGQEGAGIAVWDGQELKHHKGLGLAAQVFNEQIIRDMQGDVALGHVRYSTTGGNTYVNTQPMLGEGKWGPFAVAHNGNLINTTALRHDLEKRGIEFQATSDTEVIVKLIEAMGGDTIEEAVAAAMKHMRGAYSLGIVAPGKLLAVRDPNGVRPLAIGQFNSSGWIITSETCAMHVIGAEFVREVQPGEIVSLSADGLNAIQAVDPGRKSCCIFEFIYFARPDSHIYGKSVYMARLRMGHLLAQQAPVDADLVIPVPESALPHAMGYAQVSKIPYGEGLIKNRYIFRTFIAPDQRLRDLGVKMKLTPLRENLAGRRVIVVDDSIVRGTTTGPEVALLREAGAREIHLRISSPPIKYPCFYGIDTSAGRKELIAARLTVPEIRDLLDADSLEYLDIKNLVKAVGLPKTNFCTACFDRQYPIPVPREIKVTKFDLEKPKETAEAGG, from the coding sequence ATGGTTGCGGAAACCGCGTGCGGCCGAGGATGTACCGGTTGTGGCGGCGGGGATGACGCCTGGCGGGACGCGTGCGGCGTCTTCGGCATCTACGCTCCCGGCCAGGATGTCGCCAACTTCACCTACTTCGGGCTCTATGCCCTGCAGCACCGGGGCCAGGAGGGCGCCGGCATCGCCGTCTGGGACGGCCAGGAACTCAAGCACCACAAGGGCCTGGGGCTGGCCGCGCAGGTCTTCAACGAGCAGATCATCCGCGACATGCAGGGCGACGTGGCCCTCGGCCATGTGCGGTACTCCACCACCGGCGGCAACACCTACGTCAACACCCAGCCGATGCTGGGCGAGGGCAAGTGGGGTCCGTTCGCCGTCGCCCACAACGGCAATCTCATCAACACGACGGCCCTGCGGCACGACCTGGAAAAGCGGGGCATCGAGTTCCAAGCCACCAGCGACACCGAGGTCATCGTCAAGCTGATCGAGGCCATGGGCGGGGACACGATCGAGGAGGCCGTCGCCGCGGCGATGAAGCACATGCGCGGCGCGTACTCGCTGGGGATCGTGGCCCCCGGCAAGCTCCTGGCGGTGCGCGATCCCAACGGCGTGCGGCCGCTGGCGATCGGGCAGTTCAACAGCAGCGGCTGGATCATCACCTCCGAGACCTGCGCCATGCACGTCATCGGCGCGGAGTTCGTGCGTGAGGTGCAGCCCGGGGAGATCGTGAGCCTCAGCGCCGACGGCCTCAACGCCATCCAGGCCGTGGACCCGGGGCGCAAGTCCTGCTGCATCTTCGAGTTCATCTACTTCGCCCGCCCCGACAGCCATATCTACGGCAAGTCGGTCTACATGGCGCGCCTGCGCATGGGGCACCTGCTGGCCCAGCAGGCCCCGGTGGACGCCGACCTGGTCATCCCGGTCCCCGAGAGCGCCCTCCCCCACGCCATGGGCTACGCCCAGGTCTCCAAGATTCCCTATGGCGAGGGCCTCATCAAGAACCGCTACATCTTCCGCACCTTCATCGCCCCGGACCAGCGCCTGCGCGACCTGGGCGTGAAGATGAAGCTGACGCCGCTGCGAGAGAACCTCGCGGGGCGGCGGGTCATTGTCGTGGACGACTCGATCGTGCGCGGCACGACCACTGGCCCCGAGGTGGCGCTCCTCCGAGAGGCTGGCGCGCGGGAGATCCACCTGCGCATCAGCAGCCCCCCCATCAAGTACCCGTGCTTCTACGGCATTGACACCTCGGCCGGCCGCAAGGAACTGATCGCGGCGCGCCTGACAGTGCCGGAGATCCGCGACCTCCTCGATGCCGACAGCCTGGAGTACCTGGACATCAAGAACCTGGTCAAGGCGGTCGGCCTCCCGAAGACCAACTTCTGCACCGCCTGCTTCGACCGCCAGTACCCGATCCCCGTCCCGCGGGAGATCAAGGTGACGAAGTTCGACTTGGAGAAGCCGAAAGAGACGGCGGAGGCGGGGGGATAG
- the purE gene encoding 5-(carboxyamino)imidazole ribonucleotide mutase — MALVGIIMGSDSDAAIMKDAAAALKELGVSYEATVASAHRTPERAAEWAKTAAERGLKVIIAGAGMAAHLPGVLAAFTTLPIIGVPINSGALQGVDALYAIVQMPPGIPVATVGINGARNAGLLAAEILALSDPALAERLQALRAQMAAKVIEKAQQVEQEL; from the coding sequence ATGGCACTGGTCGGCATCATCATGGGGAGTGACTCCGACGCCGCGATCATGAAGGACGCGGCCGCGGCGCTCAAGGAGTTGGGGGTGTCGTACGAGGCCACGGTGGCCTCGGCCCACCGCACACCCGAGCGCGCCGCCGAGTGGGCCAAGACCGCCGCGGAGCGCGGCCTGAAGGTCATCATCGCCGGGGCGGGCATGGCGGCCCACCTGCCCGGCGTGCTGGCGGCCTTCACGACGCTGCCCATCATCGGCGTGCCGATCAACTCCGGGGCCCTGCAGGGCGTGGACGCGCTCTATGCCATCGTGCAGATGCCGCCGGGGATTCCCGTGGCGACGGTGGGGATCAACGGCGCCCGGAACGCCGGGCTGCTGGCGGCCGAGATCCTGGCCCTCAGCGACCCCGCCCTGGCCGAGCGCCTGCAGGCGTTGCGGGCCCAGATGGCCGCCAAGGTCATCGAGAAGGCGCAGCAGGTCGAACAAGAGCTCTAG
- the purD gene encoding phosphoribosylamine--glycine ligase, with protein MRVLVIGSGGREHTLCWKLAQSPLLSKLYCAPGNAGTGLQAENVDLKAEDVAGLADFATAQKIDLTVVGPERPLILGLVDEFRRRGLPVYGPTAAAARLEGSKAFTDQILQRHNISGKRFEVFTDLDEAVAYVRAQGAPIVVKADGDAFGKGVKVAATVAEAEAFLRRCLVDKEFGKSGERVVVEECLVGPECSVKVFTDGVHLLPMVPSQDHKRIGEGDTGENTGGMGCYSPVPAVDEALFNSIIDGIIGPTVRAMAAEGNPYTGTLYGGIILTERGPETLEYNCRFGDPETQVVLPRLESDLLEILLATVEGRLDEVQPRWSPQACICVVVASGGYPGSYEKGKVITGLDAANQDPLVQVFHAGTALKDGQVVTAGGRVLGVTALGDDLRQAKDRAYAAIEKIHFEGMYCRRDIGWRAL; from the coding sequence ATGAGGGTTCTCGTCATCGGCTCAGGCGGACGCGAACACACGCTGTGCTGGAAGCTGGCCCAGAGCCCGCTGCTAAGCAAGCTCTACTGCGCCCCCGGCAACGCCGGCACGGGCCTGCAGGCAGAGAACGTGGACCTGAAGGCCGAGGACGTCGCCGGCCTGGCCGACTTCGCGACCGCGCAGAAGATCGACCTCACGGTCGTCGGCCCCGAGCGCCCGCTGATCCTGGGCCTGGTGGACGAGTTCCGCCGGCGGGGCCTGCCCGTGTACGGCCCCACCGCCGCCGCTGCCCGCCTGGAAGGCAGCAAGGCCTTCACCGACCAGATCCTCCAGCGCCACAACATCTCCGGCAAGCGCTTCGAGGTCTTCACCGATCTCGACGAGGCCGTCGCCTATGTCCGCGCCCAGGGCGCGCCCATTGTCGTGAAGGCTGACGGCGACGCCTTCGGCAAGGGCGTGAAGGTCGCCGCCACCGTTGCGGAGGCCGAGGCGTTCCTGCGGCGCTGCCTGGTGGACAAGGAGTTCGGCAAGTCCGGCGAGCGGGTCGTCGTCGAGGAGTGCCTGGTGGGGCCCGAGTGCTCGGTCAAGGTCTTCACCGACGGCGTCCATCTGCTGCCGATGGTCCCTTCGCAGGACCACAAGCGCATCGGCGAGGGCGACACCGGCGAGAACACCGGCGGCATGGGCTGCTACTCGCCGGTTCCCGCCGTGGACGAGGCGCTCTTCAACAGCATCATTGACGGCATCATCGGCCCGACGGTCCGGGCGATGGCCGCCGAAGGCAACCCGTACACGGGCACGCTGTACGGCGGGATCATCCTGACCGAGCGCGGGCCGGAGACGCTCGAGTACAACTGCCGCTTCGGCGACCCCGAGACCCAGGTCGTGCTGCCGCGCCTGGAGAGCGACCTGCTGGAGATCCTGCTGGCGACCGTGGAGGGGCGGCTGGACGAGGTGCAGCCCCGCTGGAGCCCGCAGGCCTGCATCTGCGTGGTCGTCGCTTCCGGCGGCTACCCTGGCTCGTATGAGAAGGGCAAAGTCATCACCGGCCTCGACGCGGCGAACCAGGACCCGCTGGTGCAGGTCTTCCATGCCGGGACGGCGCTGAAGGACGGGCAGGTCGTCACCGCTGGTGGCCGCGTGCTGGGCGTGACGGCGCTGGGCGATGACCTGCGCCAGGCCAAGGACCGCGCCTACGCCGCCATCGAGAAGATTCACTTCGAGGGCATGTACTGCCGGCGGGACATCGGCTGGCGGGCGCTGTAG
- the dnaB gene encoding replicative DNA helicase has product MAEQRPPTGGEGVERVPPRDFDAEQAVLGSMLLEPGAAARAFAIVGPDDFYWEDHQVICRAMVACGNRNEPVDLVTVSSELRRNAQLDKVGGGTYLTALISQVPTAAHVVRYANIVAEKAVLRRLIEAGGKIQGLGFDNPEDVGEVLDQAEQAIFEIAERRLSGDFEQIGTLITETVEKLDRTLHQKGALSGVATGIHGLNRITSGLQPGDLVIVAGRPSMGKTSFAINTIGMHSALIQGTTVAIFSLEMTKMQLAEMMLCAQARVNSWRLRTGQASPDDWVRISHALGALPQAPIYIDDTPSISILELRSKCRRLQAKVPLGLIIIDYLQLCSAPGFQSDSSRHQEIGYIARSLKALARELQVPVVALSQLSRRVEQREDKKPILSDLAESGSIEAEADLVCFLYRPAYYERRKKLEQGQQGKGDTPAQPQAHEEQRPDVAEIIIAKHRNGPVGSIDAMFDPGFRTFHDTDIRSFEQ; this is encoded by the coding sequence GACGACTTCTACTGGGAAGACCACCAGGTCATCTGCCGCGCCATGGTTGCCTGCGGCAACCGCAACGAGCCGGTGGATCTCGTCACCGTCAGCTCCGAGCTGCGCCGCAACGCCCAACTGGACAAGGTCGGCGGCGGCACGTACCTGACGGCCCTCATCAGCCAGGTCCCCACCGCCGCCCACGTCGTCCGCTACGCCAACATCGTAGCCGAGAAGGCGGTCCTGCGGCGGCTGATCGAAGCCGGCGGCAAGATCCAGGGCCTCGGCTTTGACAACCCCGAGGACGTCGGCGAGGTGCTCGACCAGGCCGAGCAGGCGATCTTCGAGATCGCCGAGCGTCGTCTGAGCGGCGACTTCGAGCAGATCGGCACGCTCATCACCGAGACGGTGGAGAAGCTGGACCGGACGCTGCACCAGAAGGGCGCACTCTCCGGTGTGGCCACCGGCATCCACGGTCTGAACCGCATCACCTCGGGCCTGCAGCCGGGCGACCTGGTCATCGTGGCCGGCCGCCCCTCGATGGGCAAGACCTCGTTCGCCATCAACACCATCGGCATGCACTCGGCGCTGATCCAGGGCACCACGGTGGCCATCTTCAGCCTCGAGATGACCAAGATGCAGCTCGCCGAGATGATGCTGTGCGCGCAGGCGCGGGTGAACTCCTGGCGGCTGCGCACGGGCCAGGCCTCGCCCGACGACTGGGTGCGCATCAGCCACGCGCTGGGCGCCCTGCCGCAGGCCCCGATCTACATTGACGACACCCCGAGCATCTCGATCCTTGAGCTGCGCTCCAAGTGCCGGCGCCTGCAAGCCAAGGTGCCGCTGGGCCTCATCATCATTGACTACCTGCAGTTGTGCAGCGCCCCCGGCTTCCAGAGCGACAGCAGCCGCCACCAGGAGATCGGTTACATCGCCCGCAGCCTCAAGGCCCTCGCCCGCGAGCTGCAGGTACCGGTGGTCGCGCTCTCGCAGCTCTCCCGCCGCGTCGAGCAGCGCGAGGACAAGAAGCCGATCCTGTCGGACCTGGCCGAAAGCGGCTCCATCGAGGCCGAAGCCGACCTCGTCTGCTTTCTGTACCGCCCCGCGTACTACGAGCGGCGCAAGAAGCTGGAGCAGGGCCAACAGGGCAAGGGGGACACGCCGGCCCAGCCGCAGGCCCACGAGGAGCAGCGGCCCGACGTGGCCGAGATCATCATCGCCAAGCACCGCAATGGTCCGGTCGGCTCCATTGACGCCATGTTCGATCCCGGCTTCCGCACCTTCCACGACACTGACATTCGGAGCTTTGAGCAATGA